Proteins co-encoded in one Vicia villosa cultivar HV-30 ecotype Madison, WI unplaced genomic scaffold, Vvil1.0 ctg.000282F_1_1, whole genome shotgun sequence genomic window:
- the LOC131626314 gene encoding U-box domain-containing protein 62-like → MSSDDINLGPDQRIENALTSPLVFQDDTLRFNCDGAPPRQVGDPVLKPREVGGFIDDKMFTVNRDRFFTSQGAEFRRNVFADRSDHRDTSDVLNWSGGTSTSDDSDGEDDEDDDEGEDGGEGVSIVDGSNRSSNAIIDVNNNNGGGVVIGKSQHHSPYVSGREMLGKDGEIVQMVHNHVSSSVGEDHQQERLGKTQNSATVAEADCEEYYSHYLQGTEGSPSVQKVMVDDNGCGFSGRKNAVYSSESGESLRAILSDPVTGTLMDDAMILPCGHSFGGGGVQHVIRMKACCTCSQPTLEESISPNLSLQAAVQAYRREEESQFYRSSKRRRERFDQGGLGECAVFEPPRNRGVQFPFAVTDRVIIKGNKRTPQRFVGREAIVTTQCLNGWYVVKTLDNAESVKLQYRSLAKVSDDPSKLVSSNTGPNWLQISRTPS, encoded by the exons ATGTCCTCCGATGACATCAATCTCGGTCCTGATCAGAGAATCGAAAACGCCCTCACTTCTCCACTCGTCTTCCAGGACGACACTTTACGCTTCAACTGCGACGGTGCACCACCGCGGCAGGTCGGCGATCCGGTTCTTAAACCCCGGGAAGTTGGCGGTTTCATCGACGACAAAATGTTTACTGTAAATCGTGACCGCTTTTTCACCTCCCAGGGCGCCGAGTTCCGCCGTAACGTTTTTGCTGATCGCTCCGACCATAGGGATACTTCAGATGTACTGAACTGGAGCGGGGGAACTTCCACTAGCGACGATTCGGACGGAGAAGACGATGAAGATGACGATGAAGGCGAAGATGGCGGCGAAGGCGTCAGTATCGTTGACGGGAGCAACCGGAGTTCAAATGCAATTATTGACGTTAACAATAACAACGGTGGTGGTGTTGTAATTGGAAAATCCCAGCATCATTCCCCTTATG TTTCTGGTAGAGAGATGTTGGGAAAGGACGGTGAGATTGTACAGATGGTTCATAACCATGTGAGTAGTAGTGTTGGGGAAGATCATCAGCAAGAAAGATTAGGTAAAACTCAGAACTCTGCAACTGTTGCTGAAGCTGATTGTGAGGAGTATTATTCCCACTATCTTCAAGGTACGGAAGGGTCGCCTTCTGTACAGAAAGTTATGGTGGATGACAATGGTTGTGGGTTTAGTGGAAGAAAGAATGCTGTGTATTCAAGTGAGTCAGGGGAGTCATTGAGGGCAATTCTTTCAGATCCTGTTAC TGGAACTCTTATGGATGATGCAATGATATTACCTTGTGGACATTCTTTTGGCGGAGGTGGAGTACAGCATGTTATTAGAATG AAAGCTTGTTGTACTTGCTCTCAACCCacactggaggaatcaatatctcCAAATCTTT CACTCCAAGCTGCTGTGCAGGCGTACCGTCGGGAAGAGGAATCACAATTTTACCGGTCAtccaaaagaagaagagaaagatttGATCAG GGTGGTTTAGGAGAGTGTGCTGTTTTTGAACCACCAAGGAACAGAGGTGTTCAATTTCCATTTGCTGTGACAGACAGGGTTATCATAAAG GGAAACAAAAGGACACCACAACGCTTTGTTGGAAGGGAAGCTATTGTAACAACACAATGCCTGAATGGGTG GTATGTGGTGAAGACATTGGACAATGCAGAGAGTGTAAAATTGCAGTATCGTTCCCTTGCTAAGGTTTCTGATGATCCTTCAAAACTTGTCTCCAGCAATACGGGACCTAATTGGCTTCAGATCAGCCGCACACCATCATAA